Within Candidatus Micrarchaeia archaeon, the genomic segment GTGAATTTATGACGAAAGTAGATCCATATTTGCATGCGGTCCTGCTCCTCCACGGAGCCGGGAAGGAAGTGAACGAGGGAAACCTCTCCTCGGTGCTCAAATCGGCAGGCGTTGAAGCTGACGGGGCCAAGGTGAAGGTGCTCGCAGACGCGGTCAAAGGCGTGAACTTCGAGGATTTGCTCAAGAACGCGCTCGTTGTTGCGGCCCCTGCGGCGGCAGCTCCGGCAGCCGAAGCAAAGAAAGAGGCTCCTAAGGAGGACCCGG encodes:
- a CDS encoding 50S ribosomal protein L12; this encodes MTKVDPYLHAVLLLHGAGKEVNEGNLSSVLKSAGVEADGAKVKVLADAVKGVNFEDLLKNALVVAAPAAAAPAAEAKKEAPKEDPAKKEEQAAEGLANLFG